Proteins from a genomic interval of Bradyrhizobium sp. CCGB01:
- a CDS encoding TRAP transporter substrate-binding protein → MSFSRRTLLKASAATAVLGGLSAPHVARAQSAEFTYKYANNLPDTHPLNVRAKEMAAAIKAETNGKFDLQIFPNNQLGSDTDMLSQIRSGGVEFFTLSGLILSTLVPAASINGIGFAFPDYDTVWKAMDGDLGAHVRGEIKKAGLEVMDKIWDNGFRQTTSSSKPITGPDDLKGFKIRVPVSPLWTSMFKAFDAAPASINFSEVYSALQTKIVEGQENPLAIISTAKLYEVQKYCSLTNHMWDGFWFLANRRAWEKLPQDVRTVVAKNINAAAVNERADTAKLNANLQQELAAKGLTFNQPAVAPFRDKLRTAGFYAEWKGKYGDQAWDLLEKAVGKLS, encoded by the coding sequence ATGAGTTTTTCCCGACGCACGCTTCTCAAGGCCTCCGCCGCGACCGCGGTCCTGGGCGGTCTCAGTGCGCCCCATGTGGCCCGCGCCCAGAGCGCCGAGTTCACCTACAAGTACGCCAATAACCTGCCGGACACCCATCCGCTGAACGTGCGCGCCAAGGAGATGGCGGCGGCGATCAAGGCCGAGACCAACGGCAAGTTCGACCTTCAGATCTTCCCGAACAACCAGCTCGGGTCCGACACCGACATGCTGAGCCAGATCCGGTCCGGCGGCGTCGAGTTCTTCACGCTGTCCGGCCTGATCCTGTCGACCCTGGTTCCGGCGGCGTCCATCAACGGCATCGGCTTCGCGTTCCCGGACTACGACACGGTCTGGAAGGCCATGGACGGCGACCTCGGCGCCCATGTCCGCGGCGAGATCAAGAAGGCCGGCCTCGAGGTCATGGACAAGATCTGGGACAACGGCTTTCGCCAGACCACGTCGTCGAGCAAGCCGATCACCGGTCCTGACGACCTCAAGGGCTTCAAGATCCGCGTGCCGGTGTCGCCGCTGTGGACCTCGATGTTCAAGGCGTTCGACGCCGCGCCCGCCTCGATCAATTTCAGCGAGGTCTATTCCGCGCTCCAGACCAAGATCGTCGAGGGCCAGGAAAACCCGCTGGCGATCATCTCGACCGCCAAGCTCTACGAGGTGCAGAAGTACTGCTCGCTGACCAACCACATGTGGGACGGCTTCTGGTTCCTGGCCAACCGCCGGGCCTGGGAAAAGCTCCCACAGGACGTGCGCACCGTCGTCGCCAAGAACATCAACGCCGCCGCCGTCAACGAGCGCGCGGACACCGCCAAGCTCAATGCCAACCTGCAGCAGGAGCTCGCGGCCAAGGGCCTGACCTTCAACCAGCCTGCGGTAGCGCCGTTCCGCGACAAGCTGCGCACCGCCGGCTTCTATGCCGAGTGGAAGGGCAAGTATGGCGACCAGGCCTGGGACCTCCTGGAAAAGGCCGTCGGCAAGCTGTCGTAA
- a CDS encoding TRAP transporter large permease subunit, translating to MAHIEVEATGVEGEATVQSPRRSSLLASLERGLGLIVEIPAAILVVAEIVILFAGVVARYGLHRPLIWSDELASILFLWLAMLGAAVAFRRSEHMRMTAVVASARPAMRAWLDLVATCAALAFLVLIVWPSCDYAYEESYITTPALQISNMWRAAALPAGICLMAAFALLRLLRAADYRMVAAAVLSVAVLIGLFWLAEPILRPLGNINLIIFFVGVAGFCVFAGVPIAFGFGLAIYGYLALTTRTPVMVLVGRMDEGMSHLILLSVPLFVFLGLLIEMTGMARAMVAFLASLLGHVRGGLHYVLVGAMYLVSGISGAKAADMAAVAPVLFPEMKQRGAKPGDLVALLAATGAQTETIPPSLVLITIGSVTGVSIAALFTGGLLPGVVLAITLCMLVWWRYRHEDMSHVRRATGGEIGKTFIIALPALALPFVIRYAVVEGIATATEVSTIGIVYGALVGLLVYRRFDWRRLFPMLVETAALSGAILLIIGTATGMAWGLTQSGFSRSLAAAMTGLPGGPMTFIAVSILAFTILGSVLEGIPAIVLFGPLLFPIARAVGVHEVHYAMVIILAMGIGLFAPPFGVGYYAACAIGRVDPAEGIRPIWGYLLALLVGLIIVAIFPWISIGFL from the coding sequence ATGGCTCATATCGAGGTTGAGGCGACCGGAGTGGAGGGCGAGGCGACTGTTCAGTCCCCTCGCCGATCTTCGTTGCTGGCCTCGCTGGAACGCGGGCTCGGTCTGATCGTCGAAATCCCGGCGGCCATCCTCGTGGTCGCCGAGATCGTGATCCTGTTTGCCGGCGTGGTCGCGCGCTACGGCTTGCACCGGCCGCTGATCTGGTCCGACGAGCTCGCCTCGATCCTGTTCCTGTGGCTCGCCATGCTGGGCGCGGCGGTCGCGTTCCGCCGCTCCGAGCACATGCGCATGACCGCGGTCGTCGCGAGCGCGAGGCCTGCGATGCGGGCCTGGCTCGATCTGGTCGCGACATGCGCGGCGCTGGCGTTTCTGGTGCTGATCGTGTGGCCGTCCTGCGACTATGCCTATGAGGAAAGCTACATCACCACGCCGGCGCTCCAGATCTCCAATATGTGGCGCGCCGCGGCGCTGCCGGCCGGCATCTGCCTCATGGCGGCGTTCGCGCTGTTGCGGCTGCTGCGTGCGGCCGACTACCGGATGGTCGCGGCCGCCGTCCTGTCGGTCGCCGTCCTGATCGGCCTGTTCTGGCTGGCGGAGCCGATCCTGCGGCCGCTCGGCAACATCAACCTCATCATCTTCTTCGTCGGCGTCGCCGGCTTCTGCGTCTTTGCCGGCGTTCCCATTGCGTTCGGGTTTGGCCTCGCCATCTACGGCTATCTGGCGCTGACCACGCGCACGCCTGTCATGGTGCTGGTCGGGCGGATGGACGAGGGCATGAGCCACCTCATCCTGCTCTCTGTGCCGCTCTTCGTGTTCCTGGGGTTGCTGATCGAGATGACCGGCATGGCGCGGGCCATGGTCGCGTTCCTGGCAAGCCTGCTCGGCCACGTCCGCGGCGGCCTGCATTATGTGCTGGTCGGCGCCATGTACCTCGTCTCCGGCATCTCCGGCGCCAAGGCCGCCGACATGGCCGCTGTCGCGCCCGTGCTGTTCCCGGAGATGAAGCAGCGCGGCGCCAAGCCCGGCGACCTCGTGGCGCTTCTTGCGGCGACCGGTGCCCAGACCGAGACCATTCCGCCGAGCCTCGTGCTGATCACGATCGGCTCGGTCACGGGCGTGTCGATCGCCGCCCTCTTCACCGGCGGCCTGCTGCCCGGAGTCGTGCTCGCCATCACGCTCTGCATGCTGGTGTGGTGGCGCTACCGCCACGAGGACATGAGCCATGTCCGCCGCGCCACGGGCGGCGAGATCGGCAAGACCTTCATCATCGCCCTGCCCGCGCTCGCGCTGCCTTTCGTGATCCGCTACGCCGTGGTCGAGGGCATCGCGACCGCGACCGAGGTCTCCACCATCGGCATCGTCTACGGCGCCCTGGTCGGCCTCCTCGTCTACCGCCGTTTCGACTGGCGGCGGCTGTTTCCGATGCTGGTCGAGACCGCGGCGCTGTCAGGCGCGATCCTGCTGATCATCGGCACGGCGACCGGCATGGCCTGGGGGCTCACCCAATCGGGCTTCTCGCGCTCGCTGGCGGCGGCCATGACCGGATTGCCCGGAGGGCCCATGACCTTCATCGCCGTCTCGATCCTGGCCTTCACCATTCTCGGCAGCGTGCTCGAGGGCATTCCGGCCATCGTGCTGTTCGGGCCGCTGCTGTTTCCGATCGCCCGTGCCGTCGGCGTGCACGAGGTGCACTATGCGATGGTGATCATTCTGGCGATGGGTATCGGGCTATTCGCTCCGCCCTTCGGCGTCGGCTATTATGCCGCCTGCGCCATCGGACGCGTCGATCCGGCCGAGGGCATCAGGCCGATCTGGGGCTATCTGCTGGCGCTGCTGGTGGGATTGATCATCGTCGCGATCTTCCCCTGGATCTCGATCGGATTCCTGTAA
- a CDS encoding acyl-CoA synthetase, translating into MSELQNQYNIGLDKTPANYVPLSPLSFLARSAAVYPNQVSTVYEGRSFTWRETHERCKRFASWLASKGIGVGDTVAAMLPNIPAMNEAHFAVPMTGAVLNALNIRLDAPSIAFQLDHGGARIILVDPEFSGVITDALAQMKGPKPLVVDVDDAAFNGGKRIGEIEYEAAVALGDPDFAANPPGDEWDAIALSYTSGTTGNPKGVVTHHRGAYLNAVSNILAGDLGQHPVYLWTLPMFHCNGWCFPWTIAAAAGINVCLRKVEPTRIFELIKQHGVTHMCGAPIVYNTLINAPDAPKGSAARRVVGLIAGAAPPVAVLEGAENIGIKLTHVYGLTEVYGPASVCAEQPGWDDLPAAERAGMKRRQGVPYPLEEGVTVIDPQTMQQVPRDGETIGEVMFRGNIVMKGYLKNDKATKEAFAGGWFHTGDLGVLDEHGYVIIKDRSKDIIISGGENISSVEVEDILYKHPAVLFAAVVAKPDPKWGEVPCAFVELKDGASASEAEIIAFCRSHMSGFKTPKAVVFGPIPKTSTGKIQKFLLRNEIGSAKAIST; encoded by the coding sequence ATGAGCGAGCTGCAGAACCAGTACAATATCGGCCTCGACAAGACCCCCGCCAACTACGTGCCGCTGTCGCCGCTGAGCTTCCTCGCGCGCAGCGCCGCCGTCTATCCCAACCAGGTCAGCACCGTCTACGAGGGCCGCAGCTTCACGTGGCGCGAGACGCATGAGCGCTGCAAACGCTTTGCGTCCTGGCTCGCGAGCAAGGGCATCGGCGTCGGCGACACCGTCGCGGCGATGCTGCCGAACATTCCGGCGATGAACGAGGCGCACTTCGCCGTGCCCATGACGGGCGCCGTTCTCAACGCGCTCAACATCCGCCTCGATGCGCCCTCCATCGCGTTTCAGCTCGATCATGGCGGCGCGAGGATCATCCTGGTCGATCCGGAATTTTCAGGCGTCATCACCGACGCGCTCGCGCAGATGAAGGGGCCGAAGCCGCTCGTCGTCGACGTCGACGACGCCGCCTTCAACGGCGGCAAGCGCATCGGCGAGATCGAGTATGAGGCGGCGGTTGCGCTAGGCGATCCGGATTTCGCGGCGAACCCTCCGGGCGACGAATGGGACGCCATCGCGTTGAGCTACACCTCGGGCACCACCGGCAATCCCAAGGGCGTCGTCACCCATCATCGCGGCGCATATCTCAACGCCGTCAGCAACATCCTCGCCGGCGATCTCGGCCAGCACCCGGTCTATCTCTGGACGCTGCCGATGTTCCATTGCAACGGCTGGTGCTTCCCCTGGACCATCGCGGCGGCCGCCGGCATCAATGTCTGCCTGCGCAAGGTCGAGCCGACCAGGATCTTCGAGCTGATCAAGCAGCACGGCGTCACCCACATGTGCGGCGCGCCGATCGTCTACAACACGCTGATCAACGCGCCCGATGCGCCGAAGGGCAGTGCCGCCCGCCGTGTCGTCGGCCTGATCGCCGGCGCTGCGCCGCCGGTCGCGGTGCTCGAAGGCGCAGAAAACATCGGTATCAAGCTCACGCATGTCTACGGCCTGACCGAAGTCTACGGCCCCGCCTCCGTCTGCGCCGAGCAACCCGGCTGGGACGATCTGCCCGCCGCCGAGCGCGCCGGCATGAAGCGGCGGCAGGGCGTGCCCTACCCGCTCGAGGAAGGCGTCACCGTCATCGATCCGCAGACGATGCAGCAGGTGCCGCGCGACGGCGAGACCATCGGCGAAGTCATGTTCCGCGGTAACATCGTGATGAAGGGTTACCTCAAGAACGACAAGGCGACGAAGGAAGCCTTCGCGGGCGGGTGGTTTCACACCGGCGACCTCGGCGTGCTCGACGAGCACGGTTACGTCATCATCAAGGATCGCTCCAAGGACATCATCATTTCCGGCGGCGAGAACATTTCCTCCGTCGAGGTCGAGGACATCCTCTACAAGCATCCGGCCGTGCTGTTCGCCGCCGTCGTCGCAAAGCCCGATCCGAAATGGGGCGAGGTACCCTGCGCCTTCGTCGAGCTGAAGGACGGCGCCAGCGCGAGCGAAGCCGAGATCATCGCCTTCTGCCGCTCGCATATGAGCGGTTTCAAGACGCCGAAGGCTGTCGTGTTCGGACCGATCCCGAAAACGTCCACGGGCAAGATCCAGAAATTCCTGCTGCGTAACGAGATCGGCTCGGCGAAAGCGATCTCGACCTGA
- a CDS encoding autotransporter outer membrane beta-barrel domain-containing protein codes for MRARLSLLLLTAGLLLPGAAAAETMREFGAFAGMPASGAAGPNMPGYGFNNFANPAFGGAPFGGPQTLTFSGAWFGNGGGGGGMQPGYGWNGEPPGLAGEARFGMRQSFGGGADSASRPETAQATFLAMTQFMQTLLDPAIDGRSIGPAEFDAELAAYADLGNDQTHGGVGREAYGAIYGKPSLASAHWNVWAAGFGGSQVSTGGGSASRSFGTVVGADYSLSPQTRMGFALAGGGTGFANNLSSGRSDLFQAGAFVRHSVGPAYVATVLAYGWQAITGDYQVTPAGSGLNAAVNANAYSGRLEGGYRFAMPWLGITPYAAAQITTFRLPSNAAQPAYAVDRSPAAPGSDGFTDTRAELGLRTSTSFALFGSMMNLRGRLAWAHDFSAGQSIPPAFQSLPGQGFIVGGTALAPNAALTGVALELRDLNGWSASANLDSEVSSLVRSYTGKAILRYAW; via the coding sequence GTGCGTGCGCGTCTGTCGCTGCTGCTGTTGACGGCTGGACTGCTGCTACCCGGCGCGGCCGCTGCGGAGACGATGCGCGAGTTTGGCGCATTCGCGGGCATGCCGGCCTCTGGGGCTGCCGGGCCGAATATGCCGGGCTATGGCTTCAACAATTTCGCCAATCCCGCGTTCGGCGGTGCTCCATTTGGCGGGCCGCAGACATTGACTTTCTCTGGCGCCTGGTTTGGCAATGGCGGCGGCGGTGGCGGCATGCAGCCGGGCTATGGCTGGAACGGCGAGCCACCCGGCCTTGCCGGCGAAGCCCGGTTCGGCATGCGGCAATCCTTTGGCGGCGGCGCTGATAGTGCCTCCCGACCCGAGACGGCGCAGGCCACGTTTCTGGCGATGACGCAATTCATGCAGACCCTGCTCGATCCCGCCATCGACGGCCGCAGCATCGGCCCGGCAGAGTTTGACGCAGAGCTCGCGGCCTACGCCGATCTCGGCAACGACCAGACGCATGGCGGGGTCGGACGCGAAGCCTATGGGGCGATCTACGGCAAGCCCTCGCTCGCGTCTGCGCACTGGAATGTCTGGGCCGCCGGCTTCGGCGGATCGCAGGTGTCGACCGGCGGCGGCTCCGCCAGCCGGAGCTTTGGCACGGTCGTCGGTGCCGATTATTCGCTGTCGCCGCAGACGCGGATGGGCTTTGCGCTCGCCGGCGGCGGCACTGGCTTTGCCAACAATTTGTCCAGCGGCCGCTCCGACCTGTTCCAGGCCGGCGCCTTCGTCAGGCATTCGGTCGGACCGGCCTATGTCGCGACGGTGCTCGCTTATGGCTGGCAGGCCATTACCGGCGACTATCAGGTGACGCCGGCCGGCTCCGGCCTTAACGCAGCAGTCAACGCCAATGCCTATTCAGGCCGTCTCGAAGGCGGCTATCGCTTTGCCATGCCCTGGCTCGGCATCACGCCCTATGCGGCCGCGCAGATCACCACCTTCCGCCTGCCCTCCAATGCGGCGCAACCGGCCTACGCCGTCGATCGATCTCCGGCGGCACCCGGTAGCGACGGTTTCACCGACACCCGCGCCGAGCTCGGCCTGCGCACGAGCACGTCCTTTGCGCTGTTCGGAAGCATGATGAACCTGCGCGGACGACTCGCCTGGGCGCATGATTTCAGCGCGGGGCAGTCGATCCCGCCAGCGTTCCAGTCCCTCCCCGGTCAGGGCTTCATCGTCGGCGGCACGGCCTTGGCGCCGAACGCGGCGTTGACAGGCGTAGCGCTCGAGCTGAGAGACCTGAACGGCTGGTCGGCTTCGGCGAACCTCGACAGCGAAGTGTCGAGCCTGGTGCGCTCCTACACCGGCAAGGCCATCCTGCGTTACGCGTGGTGA
- a CDS encoding TRAP transporter substrate-binding protein has protein sequence MMSRLFRASLVAGVVLAATPALAQTKWNLPAAYPADNPHSENLVAFAKDVEAATSGKLQITVHPGASLFKAPDIKRAVMTGQAQMGEVLLSIHENEDPVFGVDVVPFLATSFPDAMKLYQASKPAITKKLEAQGLKLLFVVPWAPQGVYVNKPLASIEDMKGLKWRAYNVGTARIGELVGAQSVTIQAAELPQALATGVVNSFMSSGGTGYDAKAWESLKYFYDVQAWIPKDYTFVNKAAFDALDKPTQEAILKAAATAETRGWKAWQDKSTWYIDQLKAKGMTVEPPSPALKAGFQKIGDQLTADWLKKAGPDGVALIDAYKKM, from the coding sequence ATGATGTCACGTTTATTCCGCGCATCCTTGGTTGCTGGCGTCGTGCTGGCCGCGACGCCGGCTTTGGCTCAGACCAAATGGAATCTGCCGGCAGCGTATCCCGCCGACAATCCGCACTCCGAAAATCTGGTCGCTTTCGCCAAGGATGTCGAAGCCGCCACGTCCGGCAAGCTGCAGATCACGGTTCATCCCGGCGCCTCGTTGTTCAAGGCGCCCGATATCAAGCGCGCGGTCATGACCGGGCAGGCGCAGATGGGTGAGGTCCTGCTGTCGATCCACGAGAACGAGGACCCCGTGTTCGGTGTCGACGTCGTGCCGTTCCTTGCGACCAGCTTTCCGGACGCGATGAAGCTTTATCAGGCCTCCAAGCCCGCGATTACGAAGAAGCTCGAGGCACAGGGCCTCAAGCTGCTGTTCGTCGTGCCGTGGGCGCCGCAGGGCGTCTATGTCAACAAGCCGCTCGCGTCGATCGAAGACATGAAGGGCCTGAAATGGCGGGCCTACAATGTCGGAACCGCGCGCATTGGCGAGTTGGTCGGCGCGCAGTCGGTCACGATCCAAGCCGCCGAACTGCCGCAGGCGCTTGCGACGGGCGTTGTGAACTCCTTCATGTCGTCGGGCGGCACGGGCTACGATGCAAAGGCTTGGGAGTCGCTCAAGTACTTCTATGATGTGCAGGCCTGGATTCCGAAGGACTACACCTTCGTCAACAAGGCCGCGTTCGACGCGCTCGACAAGCCGACCCAGGAGGCCATCCTCAAGGCCGCCGCAACCGCGGAAACCCGCGGCTGGAAGGCTTGGCAAGACAAGAGCACCTGGTACATCGATCAGCTCAAGGCCAAAGGCATGACCGTCGAACCGCCGAGCCCGGCGTTGAAGGCCGGCTTCCAGAAGATCGGCGATCAGCTCACCGCCGATTGGCTCAAGAAGGCAGGGCCCGATGGCGTGGCGCTGATCGACGCCTACAAGAAGATGTAA
- a CDS encoding TRAP transporter large permease: MANLGMIELSFILLGVMILLLGSGIWIAVSLGLVGFVAMALTTSLPLGSVLATTTWSASSSWTLAALPLFIWMGEILFRTKLSEEMFRGLSPWVQWLPGRLTHVNVIGCGIFAAVSGSSAATCATIGKIALPELDKRGYDKGLSLGSLAGSGTLGLLIPPSIPMVVYAVTANVSVLQVFLGGFLPGALVMVLYSGYIIIWSLLNPSKIPPRDPPMSFRRKLQESAKLVPCLLLILAVFLSLVLGFATATECAAWGVSGALLLAWWSGTLTRKNFLESIMSATRLTCMIMLILAGAAYTTAAMAYTGIPAALATWVQGQQLTPGMLALYLSIMYIILGCLIDGISMIVLTAVIVLPMVRQAGLDLVWFGVYLIIHVEMAQITPPVGFNLFVLQNMSGRDTFTVARAAFPFFVLLLAAVFIITEYPQIVLFLPKLAFPD, translated from the coding sequence ATGGCCAATCTCGGCATGATCGAGCTGTCTTTCATCCTGCTCGGCGTCATGATCCTGCTGCTGGGAAGCGGCATCTGGATTGCGGTCTCACTGGGCCTCGTCGGCTTCGTGGCGATGGCGCTGACCACGAGCCTGCCGCTCGGCTCCGTGCTTGCGACCACGACCTGGAGCGCAAGTTCGTCCTGGACACTGGCCGCCTTGCCGCTGTTCATCTGGATGGGCGAGATCCTGTTCCGCACCAAATTGTCGGAGGAGATGTTTCGCGGCCTGTCGCCCTGGGTGCAATGGCTGCCGGGACGGCTGACCCATGTCAACGTGATCGGCTGCGGCATCTTCGCGGCGGTGTCGGGGTCTTCAGCCGCGACCTGCGCGACCATCGGCAAGATCGCGCTGCCCGAACTCGACAAGCGCGGTTACGACAAGGGGCTCAGTCTCGGTTCGCTGGCAGGTTCCGGCACTCTCGGCCTGTTAATTCCACCGTCGATCCCGATGGTCGTTTATGCCGTGACGGCGAATGTGTCCGTGCTTCAGGTGTTCCTCGGCGGCTTCCTTCCGGGCGCACTCGTGATGGTGCTCTATTCGGGCTACATCATCATCTGGTCGCTGCTGAACCCCAGCAAGATTCCGCCGCGAGACCCGCCGATGTCGTTTCGCCGGAAGCTGCAGGAATCCGCCAAGCTCGTTCCGTGCCTGCTGCTGATCCTGGCCGTCTTCCTCTCGCTCGTGTTGGGTTTTGCGACGGCAACAGAGTGTGCTGCCTGGGGCGTCAGCGGCGCGCTTCTGCTGGCATGGTGGAGCGGCACGCTCACGCGCAAGAATTTCCTAGAGAGCATTATGAGCGCGACGCGCCTGACGTGCATGATCATGCTGATCCTCGCAGGCGCCGCCTATACCACGGCTGCGATGGCCTATACCGGCATTCCTGCCGCACTCGCCACCTGGGTTCAGGGGCAGCAGCTGACGCCGGGCATGCTCGCGCTGTATCTGAGCATCATGTACATCATCCTCGGATGCCTGATCGACGGCATCTCGATGATTGTCCTGACCGCCGTCATCGTGCTGCCGATGGTCAGGCAGGCTGGCCTCGACCTGGTCTGGTTCGGCGTCTACCTCATCATCCACGTCGAGATGGCGCAGATCACGCCGCCGGTGGGGTTCAATCTGTTCGTGCTCCAGAACATGAGTGGTCGCGACACCTTCACTGTGGCGCGGGCGGCATTCCCGTTCTTCGTATTGCTGCTGGCCGCGGTGTTCATCATCACGGAGTATCCGCAGATCGTGCTGTTCCTGCCCAAGCTCGCTTTCCCAGACTGA
- a CDS encoding TRAP transporter small permease codes for MGIALAGDDVATRGPVRRALDLLYLGAGYAAGVFLVAIFAIMMIMSVGRQFAINIPAGDDFASWCMAAMAFLGLAHTFKRGEMIRVGLLLERLQGRTKQIAEIVALGIATAFILYFTRHAIQMTYDSWRFNDVAQGVVALPLWIPQLGFAGGLAILSIALIDEMVNVIGGNRPSYEKGSPDETPDEFIERISQGGGG; via the coding sequence ATGGGGATCGCGTTGGCAGGGGACGATGTAGCGACGAGGGGACCGGTGCGACGCGCTCTGGATCTCCTTTATCTCGGTGCGGGCTACGCCGCGGGCGTCTTCCTGGTTGCGATCTTTGCAATCATGATGATCATGTCGGTCGGGCGCCAGTTTGCGATCAACATTCCCGCCGGCGATGATTTCGCGTCCTGGTGCATGGCCGCGATGGCGTTCCTCGGTCTCGCGCACACCTTCAAGCGCGGCGAGATGATCCGCGTCGGTCTGCTGCTGGAGCGGTTGCAGGGGCGAACCAAGCAGATCGCGGAAATCGTGGCGCTCGGCATTGCGACGGCCTTCATTCTCTACTTCACCCGGCACGCGATTCAGATGACCTACGACTCCTGGCGCTTCAACGACGTGGCGCAGGGCGTGGTCGCGCTTCCGCTCTGGATTCCGCAGCTCGGCTTCGCCGGCGGCCTTGCGATCCTGTCGATCGCGCTGATCGATGAAATGGTCAATGTGATCGGGGGCAACCGGCCGAGCTATGAGAAGGGCTCGCCCGACGAGACGCCGGACGAATTCATCGAGCGCATCTCACAGGGCGGGGGAGGTTGA
- a CDS encoding MBL fold metallo-hydrolase, translating into MTLTLTILGCGSSAGVPRPALGWGACDPNNPKNRRRRCSLLVEQTSSHGTTRIVIDTSPDLREQLLSTDVDHIDAVFLTHEHADQTHGMDDLRSVVLHMRKRIPVYFNLSTAKDIMARFSYCFISPEGSDYPPILTRHSIEAGESQTVLGKGGAVTMTAFLVEHGKIPALGYRIGNAAYTPDLNDIPRESWGALENLDLWIVDGLRYTTHSSHFSINDALSWIERFKPKRAVITNMTADVDYEVIRQSLPAGVVPAFDGLRLDTH; encoded by the coding sequence ATGACGCTGACGCTGACGATCCTGGGTTGCGGCTCCTCCGCCGGCGTGCCGCGCCCGGCGCTCGGCTGGGGCGCCTGCGATCCCAACAATCCGAAGAACCGCCGCCGCCGCTGCTCCCTGCTGGTCGAACAGACGTCAAGCCACGGCACCACGCGCATCGTGATCGACACCTCGCCGGATCTGCGCGAGCAACTGCTCTCGACCGACGTTGATCACATCGATGCGGTGTTCCTGACGCACGAACATGCCGATCAGACCCATGGCATGGACGATCTGCGCTCCGTGGTGCTTCACATGCGCAAGCGCATTCCGGTCTATTTCAACCTGTCGACCGCGAAAGACATCATGGCGCGGTTCTCCTATTGCTTCATCTCGCCGGAAGGCAGCGACTACCCGCCGATCCTGACGCGGCATTCCATCGAGGCGGGCGAGAGCCAGACCGTCTTGGGGAAGGGCGGGGCGGTGACGATGACCGCCTTCCTGGTGGAGCATGGCAAGATCCCCGCGCTCGGCTATCGCATCGGCAACGCCGCCTACACGCCCGATCTCAACGACATTCCGCGCGAGAGCTGGGGCGCGCTGGAGAACCTCGATCTCTGGATCGTCGACGGCCTGCGCTACACCACCCATTCCAGCCATTTCAGCATCAACGACGCGCTGTCCTGGATCGAGCGCTTCAAGCCGAAGCGTGCCGTCATCACCAACATGACCGCCGACGTGGATTACGAGGTGATCCGGCAATCGCTGCCCGCGGGCGTGGTGCCGGCTTTTGACGGGCTACGGCTGGACACGCACTGA
- a CDS encoding TatD family hydrolase: MLVDSHCHLDFPDFAEDLDGIVSRARAAGITRMVTISTRVRKLNQLLAIAERFDDVYCSVGTHPHNADEEDGIAPDELIALTEHPRVVALGEAGLDYFYDNGSPEAQARGFRAHIAAARATGLPLVIHTREADEDCARILEEEAARGSFRAVLHCYTGGRELALKAVSLGLYIGFTGILTFKKSEALRALAAELPSDRILVETDSPYLAPGKFRGKRNEPAYVVEVAKVLAEARGVSFDEISRQTSENFFRLFSKVKA; the protein is encoded by the coding sequence ATGCTGGTCGACAGCCACTGTCATCTGGATTTTCCGGACTTTGCGGAAGATCTCGACGGGATCGTCTCGCGTGCGCGTGCGGCCGGCATCACGCGCATGGTCACGATCTCGACGCGGGTGCGAAAGCTCAATCAGCTTCTCGCCATCGCCGAGCGCTTCGACGACGTCTATTGCTCGGTCGGCACTCATCCGCATAACGCGGATGAGGAGGACGGCATCGCGCCGGACGAGCTGATCGCGCTGACCGAACATCCCAGGGTCGTCGCGCTCGGCGAGGCCGGGCTCGACTATTTCTACGACAACGGCTCGCCGGAGGCGCAGGCGAGGGGCTTTCGCGCCCACATCGCCGCTGCCCGCGCGACCGGCCTGCCGCTGGTGATCCACACCCGCGAGGCGGACGAGGATTGCGCCCGCATCCTGGAAGAGGAAGCGGCCAGGGGATCGTTTCGCGCCGTGCTGCATTGTTACACCGGCGGGCGCGAGCTGGCGCTGAAGGCGGTGTCGCTCGGGCTCTATATCGGCTTCACGGGCATCCTGACTTTCAAGAAATCGGAGGCCCTGCGCGCGCTTGCCGCTGAACTGCCGTCCGACCGTATTCTGGTTGAAACAGACTCGCCCTATCTTGCGCCCGGCAAGTTCCGGGGCAAACGCAACGAGCCGGCCTATGTCGTCGAGGTCGCCAAGGTGCTCGCCGAGGCGCGCGGCGTGTCGTTTGACGAGATCTCGCGCCAGACAAGCGAAAACTTCTTCCGCTTGTTCTCCAAGGTGAAAGCTTAA